From a single Cytophagales bacterium WSM2-2 genomic region:
- a CDS encoding acylneuraminate cytidylyltransferase codes for MITKKLTGIVVLSISSFFPLMSQDWANLKKYEEANKKIEAPKSDEKRVVFMGNSITEGWFNMDPDFFKGKPYIGRGIGGQTTPQMLVRFRQDVIGLKPAVVVILAGTNDIAGNTGPTTLEAIMNNIASMADLAAANQIKVVLSSVLPVFDYPWKPGLEPAEKIATLNKMIKDYADKKGHIYLDYFSAMSDERKGLKKDLGNDGVHPNMAGYKIMEPLVEQAIAAALKK; via the coding sequence ATGATCACAAAAAAATTAACCGGAATAGTTGTGCTTTCAATCTCTTCGTTTTTTCCTCTGATGTCACAAGACTGGGCCAACTTGAAAAAATACGAGGAAGCCAATAAAAAAATCGAAGCTCCTAAAAGTGATGAGAAACGTGTCGTCTTCATGGGCAACTCAATCACGGAGGGGTGGTTTAATATGGACCCGGATTTCTTTAAAGGAAAACCATATATCGGACGCGGCATTGGTGGGCAAACAACACCCCAGATGCTTGTACGCTTCAGGCAAGATGTGATCGGTTTAAAGCCAGCTGTCGTGGTCATTCTGGCCGGAACTAATGATATCGCAGGTAACACCGGGCCTACTACTCTCGAAGCAATCATGAACAATATTGCGTCAATGGCTGATCTGGCAGCTGCCAATCAAATCAAAGTAGTTCTTTCGTCTGTGTTGCCGGTCTTCGACTATCCATGGAAACCTGGTCTGGAACCTGCGGAGAAAATTGCAACGCTCAATAAGATGATAAAGGACTATGCCGATAAGAAAGGACACATCTACCTTGACTACTTTTCAGCCATGTCGGATGAGCGAAAAGGATTGAAGAAAGACCTGGGAAATGATGGCGTTCATCCCAACATGGCTGGCTATAAAATTATGGAGCCGTTAGTCGAACAAGCTATTGCTGCAGCATTGAAGAAATAA
- the mnmA gene encoding tRNA-specific 2-thiouridylase MnmA yields the protein MKRVVVGLSGGVDSSVTAYLLKEQGYDVIGMFMKNWHDDSVTISNECPWLDDSNDAMIVAQHLGIPFQAIDLSKEYKERIVDYMFAEYKAGRTPNPDILCNREIKFDIFLNAAVKLGADFVATGHYARKGETEVNGKKVYQLLAGKDPNKDQSYFLCQLTQAQLSKALFPVGELLKPEVRAIAKKAGLATAEKKDSQGLCFIGKVHLPDFLQQRLEPKKGKVIEVAATASAFKNGFATDDLVNETAPYHFVQESGEVVGEHNGAHFYTIGQRRGLNLGGFEKPLFVIGTDTEKNIIYTGMGEDHPGLYRKGLFVPTKDEHWIREDLKLKTGESKGFQARIRYRQPLENCTLHQKEDGLYIIFDRPQRGVTPGQFAAWYENEELIGSGVIS from the coding sequence ATGAAACGTGTAGTAGTCGGTCTTTCAGGGGGTGTTGATTCCAGCGTAACTGCTTATTTATTGAAGGAACAAGGTTACGATGTAATTGGCATGTTCATGAAAAATTGGCATGACGATTCTGTGACCATCAGCAACGAATGTCCATGGCTTGATGACAGCAATGATGCTATGATTGTAGCGCAGCACCTGGGAATCCCTTTCCAGGCGATTGATCTTAGTAAAGAATATAAGGAACGCATCGTAGACTACATGTTTGCCGAATACAAGGCGGGGCGTACTCCCAATCCCGATATTCTTTGTAACAGGGAAATCAAATTTGACATCTTTTTAAATGCCGCTGTGAAGTTGGGCGCTGACTTTGTAGCCACTGGGCATTACGCGAGAAAAGGCGAGACGGAGGTCAATGGCAAAAAAGTGTATCAACTCCTCGCCGGAAAAGACCCTAACAAAGATCAAAGTTATTTCTTGTGTCAATTAACGCAAGCACAACTTTCAAAGGCTTTATTTCCAGTAGGTGAACTATTGAAACCTGAAGTTCGTGCGATTGCCAAGAAAGCAGGACTCGCCACAGCTGAGAAAAAAGATTCACAAGGTTTATGCTTTATCGGTAAAGTACACTTACCTGACTTTTTGCAACAACGCCTGGAACCGAAAAAAGGAAAAGTGATCGAAGTGGCAGCCACTGCATCAGCATTTAAAAACGGTTTTGCAACAGACGATCTCGTCAATGAAACAGCTCCATATCATTTCGTTCAGGAAAGTGGTGAAGTAGTTGGTGAACATAATGGCGCTCATTTCTATACGATCGGTCAGCGAAGAGGCCTTAACCTCGGTGGCTTTGAAAAACCTTTGTTTGTGATCGGGACTGATACTGAAAAAAATATCATTTATACAGGAATGGGTGAAGATCACCCAGGGCTTTATCGCAAGGGTTTATTTGTACCTACCAAAGATGAGCATTGGATTCGCGAAGACCTGAAATTGAAAACAGGTGAATCAAAAGGATTCCAGGCGCGAATTCGCTATCGCCAGCCACTGGAGAATTGTACTCTTCACCAAAAAGAAGACGGGCTCTATATCATTTTTGACCGGCCTCAACGAGGCGTTACTCCCGGACAGTTTGCTGCGTGGTATGAGAACGAGGAGTTGATAGGATCAGGTGTCATTAGCTAG
- a CDS encoding CoA transferase: MDTTLQNKKMFAGLRVLELASVLAGPSVGQFFAELGAEVIKVENPKTGGDVTRSWKMAGEKTDDRSAYFCSCNWGKKSVALDLTLKNDQEIVKKLSNRSDIVIASYKPGDAEKLGVSYEQLRVTNDKLIYGQISGYGSDDDRVGYDAVIQAESGFMDLNGEENGPPIKMPVALIDILAAHHLKEGLLLALLNLQRSGKGDLVEVSLIQAAVSSLANQATNWLVGNNLPVRQGSAHPNIAPYGDSFLTKDGRRILLAVGSDRQFEDLKEVIGIERDTLTEFARNQQRVARRDELNKLLSDRIGNMESRVLIQQLNSKKIPAGFIQNLKEVFEMPQAAELIISQNGISGVRNFAARLKNHALDPQNLIAPPHLGEHTQEVMKSIQ; the protein is encoded by the coding sequence ATGGATACAACGCTGCAAAATAAAAAAATGTTCGCGGGATTACGCGTTTTGGAATTAGCCTCTGTTTTGGCTGGCCCCAGTGTGGGGCAGTTCTTTGCCGAGTTGGGAGCTGAGGTAATTAAAGTGGAGAACCCCAAAACAGGGGGTGATGTCACCCGAAGCTGGAAAATGGCAGGCGAAAAGACGGACGACAGGTCGGCTTACTTCTGTTCGTGCAACTGGGGTAAAAAATCTGTTGCTCTTGATTTGACTTTAAAAAATGACCAGGAGATTGTTAAGAAGTTGTCAAACCGGTCGGACATTGTCATTGCGAGTTATAAGCCAGGGGATGCAGAAAAACTGGGAGTATCTTATGAGCAGCTTAGAGTTACTAATGACAAACTCATCTACGGTCAGATCAGCGGATATGGTTCTGATGATGACCGAGTCGGATATGATGCAGTGATCCAGGCGGAATCCGGTTTTATGGACTTGAATGGAGAAGAGAATGGTCCTCCGATAAAAATGCCGGTGGCGCTGATCGATATTTTAGCGGCACATCATCTGAAGGAAGGATTGCTGTTAGCCCTTTTGAATCTTCAGCGCTCGGGAAAAGGAGATTTGGTAGAGGTGAGTTTAATTCAGGCAGCTGTTTCTTCTTTGGCAAACCAGGCAACAAACTGGCTTGTGGGCAATAATCTTCCGGTACGGCAAGGATCAGCGCACCCGAACATCGCCCCCTATGGCGATTCTTTTTTGACGAAAGATGGAAGGAGAATATTGCTGGCAGTCGGAAGTGACAGGCAGTTTGAAGATTTGAAAGAAGTGATTGGCATTGAACGTGACACACTTACGGAGTTTGCAAGGAATCAGCAACGCGTAGCCAGGCGTGATGAATTGAACAAACTGCTTTCCGATAGAATCGGGAATATGGAGTCTCGTGTATTGATTCAGCAATTAAACTCAAAAAAAATTCCTGCAGGATTTATTCAGAATCTAAAAGAGGTTTTTGAGATGCCACAAGCGGCTGAATTGATAATAAGTCAGAACGGTATTTCAGGGGTGAGAAATTTTGCAGCTCGTTTGAAAAATCATGCTTTGGACCCACAAAATTTAATCGCTCCACCTCATTTGGGTGAACACACACAGGAGGTAATGAAGTCGATTCAATAG
- the pepO_1 gene encoding endothelin-converting protein — MKDISLFSKKSLLGCAFLLSTFVAFSQQDPGKAKFLDPSNMNTLVKPGDNFVEYAGGIWLKKNQIPAKETRWGSFNILRDFNVKALRTILTEAAADTKAQPGSVKKRVGDFFSAAMDTITLEQLGAGPIQADLKRVNGLTDRPQVVKELIYQRSNGIGGPLFGFFVGQDRKHPDRMALQLSQGGLTLPDRDYYLKSDQRSKKIQIAYNTYITTLFKLSGSSEDQAKKNAESIFGLEQKLAKAQMSRTEMRDPQKTYNKFAIADFTKKTPSLDWQMMLADMNIKGQDSILVNVPKFFPVADSLVKNAPLEDLKVYLQWNMLRAASAYMSKAFTDADFAYQQVLTGQKVPTPRWQRASSLTDGSVGELLGQLYVEQHFKPEAKARMKEMITNLIKAYEIRIKQLDWMSDVTKERALAKLKAFTPKIAYPDQWRKYDGLEVNSKTLLQNVRNTNRWAFKEMVAQLGKPVDRTRWGMTPPTVNAYYNPVMNEIVFPAGILQYPFFHPEADDAFNYGAIGAVIGHEISHGFDDSGSQYDKDGSLRNWWTPEDRKRFDEKAKQLQLQFDAYTVLDTLHVNGKLTMGENIGDLGGLNAAYEAFKMTAQGKSDKKIDGFTPDQRFFLSWAQVWRSKTLPETSAQLILTDPHSPGEYRAIGAPTNMDAWYKAFNIQPGDKLYKKPEDRIKIW; from the coding sequence GTGAAAGACATCAGTTTATTTTCAAAAAAATCATTATTGGGCTGCGCATTCCTGCTTTCCACTTTTGTGGCATTTTCACAGCAGGATCCTGGCAAAGCCAAATTTCTGGATCCATCCAACATGAATACGTTGGTAAAACCAGGCGACAACTTCGTTGAATATGCCGGTGGTATTTGGCTTAAGAAAAATCAAATTCCAGCCAAAGAAACACGCTGGGGAAGCTTCAATATCCTTCGTGATTTTAACGTGAAGGCGTTACGCACTATTCTAACGGAAGCCGCAGCAGACACCAAAGCCCAACCTGGATCAGTGAAAAAACGCGTTGGCGATTTCTTTTCTGCAGCGATGGATACCATCACACTGGAACAACTGGGGGCAGGTCCCATTCAGGCCGACCTCAAGAGAGTGAATGGTCTGACTGACCGGCCGCAGGTTGTGAAAGAACTTATTTATCAACGCTCGAATGGAATTGGCGGACCTCTTTTCGGATTTTTTGTAGGACAAGATCGCAAGCATCCGGACCGTATGGCGTTACAACTAAGTCAAGGTGGACTGACATTGCCCGATCGTGACTACTATTTGAAATCTGATCAGCGCTCAAAGAAAATTCAGATAGCATATAACACCTATATCACGACTTTGTTCAAGTTGAGCGGCTCGTCAGAAGATCAGGCAAAGAAAAATGCGGAAAGCATTTTTGGCCTGGAACAGAAACTGGCTAAAGCACAGATGAGTCGCACTGAAATGCGCGATCCTCAAAAGACGTACAATAAATTTGCTATCGCGGATTTTACCAAGAAGACTCCTTCGCTCGACTGGCAAATGATGCTGGCTGACATGAATATCAAAGGACAGGACAGTATCCTGGTGAACGTTCCTAAATTCTTCCCGGTCGCTGACAGCCTGGTAAAAAATGCCCCGCTGGAAGATCTAAAAGTATATCTCCAGTGGAATATGCTGCGCGCAGCTTCTGCCTATATGAGCAAAGCATTCACGGATGCTGACTTTGCCTACCAGCAAGTGTTGACTGGACAGAAAGTTCCAACCCCAAGATGGCAACGCGCTTCGAGCCTCACCGATGGAAGTGTTGGCGAATTACTCGGACAACTTTACGTAGAGCAGCACTTCAAGCCTGAAGCGAAAGCCCGGATGAAAGAAATGATCACAAACCTGATCAAGGCGTATGAGATCCGCATAAAGCAATTGGATTGGATGTCGGATGTGACAAAAGAAAGAGCGCTAGCGAAACTGAAAGCATTTACTCCGAAGATTGCTTATCCTGATCAGTGGAGAAAATACGATGGCCTTGAGGTCAACAGCAAAACATTGTTGCAGAATGTACGCAATACCAACCGTTGGGCATTCAAGGAAATGGTGGCTCAATTGGGCAAGCCGGTTGATCGCACACGTTGGGGAATGACTCCTCCGACAGTGAATGCTTACTACAATCCGGTGATGAATGAAATTGTTTTCCCTGCGGGAATTCTCCAGTATCCATTCTTTCACCCGGAAGCAGACGATGCATTTAATTATGGTGCTATAGGAGCTGTGATCGGTCACGAAATATCTCACGGCTTTGATGATTCAGGAAGCCAGTACGATAAAGACGGCTCACTTCGCAATTGGTGGACACCGGAAGACCGCAAGCGTTTTGATGAAAAAGCTAAGCAGTTGCAATTGCAGTTCGATGCCTATACTGTCCTTGATACATTGCACGTGAATGGCAAACTGACCATGGGAGAAAATATTGGTGACCTGGGTGGACTGAATGCTGCCTACGAAGCTTTCAAAATGACAGCTCAAGGTAAGTCTGACAAAAAGATTGATGGCTTCACACCCGATCAGCGATTCTTCTTATCGTGGGCTCAGGTTTGGCGCAGCAAAACCTTGCCTGAGACTTCAGCGCAGTTAATATTGACTGATCCTCATTCACCTGGCGAATACCGTGCGATTGGAGCACCGACCAACATGGACGCCTGGTACAAGGCTTTCAATATTCAACCTGGAGATAAACTGTATAAGAAACCAGAAGACAGGATTAAAATCTGGTGA
- a CDS encoding outer membrane protein encodes MRVVGIIRNILKSVVVSCALLSGHIVLAATIKGKLLDENKEPMTGASIQLKSTGQFAIAGLDGTYILRDVPVGSHVLTVSFIGYFPEDKSVTISSESEAAVIDFSLAPNPQLLGEITVTVKAESGSDLEARKTEKNANQVMNIVSAKTIEISPDITVANVIQRISGISLVRNANGDPQYAIVRGMDKRYNYTLVNGIKIPSPDNENRYVPLDIFPSQLLERLEVSKALTPAMEGDAIGGAVNMVMKGAPEQLSVKGDLQLGYNQININRDFQQFDRSVISYQAPSEKYGPLYQAQVSNFSKKNLEITSVKPLPDILASISVGNRYFKDKLGVMLAGSFQNSYRGTNSVWFDTQIDFNGTNLPQFTSMQVRNYSTQQMRQAVHLHLDYAINSKHKLTLYSGYYRMLQAQTRDTKETKLGATGGYDPANGSAAYSYLTRTRVTDQSIFNTTLQGNHFISDKIFSLNWSAVYSLAKSAQPDNAQFNRTSGLVNFVESPQSVDRNLPRRWDHNTDQDYTGYINFIFSPAFIREGNGAFTFGAMYRNKQRENYYNKYNLDPSPAPQYKGTDWQIYSDVKFVVLNPLGSLSDEQNYKAHENLFDYYGQVKFLPVKKLQMLTGVRVENTDQGYTLLYPKPAETPSQNQKYTDVLPSLNLKYMPTELVNVRASYYKAICRPGFFEIVPYYTDNSFTENYAAAGNPNLKRIQAHNFDLRWEYFPSASEQFLLGIFYKRIIDPIEYALVPYGSTSQFAIQPGNYGDANNWGIEADFTRYFNKFGIRANYTFTDSKITTAKLIRVRENPNDPTSNIIPVNVDQTRPLQGQAKHIGNLSLLYKDMRKGVNAQVSFVYTGERIENVSPFLDTDQWQKSIVQMDISAEKRVGKHFEIFVKVQNLLNSPYKVYIKKPVYNQDLVDYPYQNSRSSTLTRWDQYYQSYRIGVRYNF; translated from the coding sequence ATGAGAGTCGTTGGCATCATCAGGAATATTTTAAAAAGCGTAGTTGTCAGCTGCGCTCTGCTTTCAGGTCATATCGTTTTGGCAGCAACAATCAAAGGAAAGTTGCTGGATGAAAACAAAGAGCCTATGACGGGGGCGAGCATTCAGCTAAAATCAACGGGGCAATTTGCGATCGCAGGGTTGGACGGCACTTACATCCTTCGCGATGTGCCGGTGGGGTCGCATGTCCTGACAGTTTCATTTATCGGCTATTTCCCTGAGGATAAATCCGTCACCATCTCTTCGGAGTCAGAAGCCGCGGTTATCGATTTTTCATTGGCTCCAAATCCTCAATTGCTAGGGGAAATTACGGTGACCGTCAAAGCAGAATCAGGTTCTGATCTCGAAGCCAGGAAAACAGAGAAGAACGCCAATCAGGTAATGAACATCGTCTCTGCCAAAACAATTGAAATCTCACCCGACATCACTGTAGCGAATGTCATCCAACGTATTTCCGGCATTTCCCTGGTTCGTAATGCGAATGGTGATCCTCAGTATGCGATCGTTCGCGGCATGGACAAACGCTATAACTACACTCTTGTCAATGGAATAAAAATTCCGAGCCCGGATAATGAAAACAGGTATGTGCCTTTGGATATTTTCCCTTCACAACTACTCGAGCGACTTGAAGTAAGCAAAGCGCTTACGCCAGCAATGGAGGGCGATGCAATTGGAGGTGCCGTGAACATGGTCATGAAGGGAGCTCCAGAACAATTGTCAGTTAAAGGTGATCTTCAACTTGGATACAACCAGATCAACATCAACCGTGACTTTCAACAATTCGACCGGTCGGTGATCAGTTATCAAGCTCCTTCCGAGAAATATGGTCCGTTATATCAGGCACAAGTTTCCAATTTTTCAAAGAAGAACCTGGAGATCACTTCTGTAAAACCTCTTCCCGATATCCTCGCAAGTATCTCTGTCGGTAACCGCTACTTCAAAGATAAGCTGGGCGTGATGCTCGCTGGCAGTTTTCAGAATTCTTACAGGGGCACGAACAGTGTCTGGTTCGACACCCAAATCGATTTCAACGGAACGAACCTTCCTCAATTCACTTCAATGCAGGTAAGGAATTATTCTACACAGCAGATGCGCCAAGCAGTTCACTTGCATCTTGATTACGCTATCAATTCAAAACATAAGCTCACACTTTATTCCGGTTACTACCGCATGTTGCAAGCCCAAACTCGCGATACAAAAGAAACCAAGCTCGGTGCTACAGGAGGTTATGATCCGGCCAACGGCTCGGCTGCTTACTCCTACCTGACTCGCACTCGTGTGACTGACCAAAGTATTTTCAACACCACGCTGCAAGGCAATCATTTTATTTCCGATAAGATTTTTTCTCTCAACTGGTCAGCTGTTTATTCTCTTGCTAAAAGTGCGCAACCTGACAATGCGCAATTCAATCGGACCAGTGGACTCGTCAATTTTGTAGAATCTCCTCAGTCGGTTGACAGAAACTTGCCCAGGCGATGGGATCACAATACCGACCAGGATTACACGGGTTACATCAATTTCATTTTTTCACCTGCATTCATTCGCGAGGGGAATGGCGCATTCACTTTTGGCGCGATGTACCGAAACAAGCAAAGAGAAAATTATTACAACAAATACAATTTAGATCCCAGTCCTGCCCCTCAATACAAAGGAACCGATTGGCAAATTTACAGTGATGTAAAATTCGTTGTACTCAATCCTTTGGGAAGTTTGTCGGATGAGCAGAACTACAAGGCTCATGAAAATCTCTTCGACTATTACGGGCAAGTAAAATTTCTTCCCGTTAAAAAATTACAAATGCTGACAGGGGTTCGGGTAGAAAATACAGATCAGGGTTATACGCTCCTTTATCCCAAGCCTGCCGAAACGCCATCGCAAAATCAAAAATATACCGATGTACTGCCAAGTCTCAACTTGAAGTACATGCCAACCGAACTTGTCAATGTTCGCGCCTCTTACTACAAAGCGATTTGCAGGCCTGGCTTTTTTGAAATCGTTCCCTACTATACCGACAATAGTTTTACAGAAAACTACGCAGCTGCTGGAAATCCAAACCTGAAAAGAATACAGGCGCACAATTTTGATTTACGTTGGGAATATTTTCCAAGCGCCAGTGAACAATTCCTGCTCGGAATATTTTATAAGCGAATTATCGATCCGATCGAATACGCACTGGTTCCATACGGTTCTACAAGTCAGTTCGCTATTCAGCCCGGTAATTATGGAGATGCCAACAACTGGGGAATCGAAGCTGATTTTACCAGGTACTTCAACAAGTTTGGTATTCGCGCCAACTACACGTTTACCGATTCAAAGATCACAACAGCAAAACTTATTCGCGTTCGGGAAAACCCAAATGACCCAACATCGAATATTATTCCCGTCAATGTAGACCAAACCCGTCCGCTGCAAGGTCAGGCCAAGCACATCGGCAACCTTTCGCTTCTGTACAAAGACATGCGCAAAGGAGTTAATGCACAAGTGTCATTTGTCTATACCGGAGAGAGAATCGAGAACGTCTCTCCATTTCTGGACACAGACCAATGGCAGAAGTCGATCGTGCAAATGGACATATCAGCAGAAAAAAGAGTTGGAAAACACTTCGAGATATTCGTCAAAGTGCAGAACCTATTGAATTCACCTTACAAAGTGTACATCAAGAAACCAGTTTATAATCAGGATTTAGTCGACTATCCATATCAAAATTCGAGAAGTTCAACTTTGACGCGGTGGGATCAGTACTATCAATCGTACCGCATCGGAGTACGCTATAATTTTTAA
- a CDS encoding hypothetical protein (frameshifted, deletion at around 2963002,2963047;~possible pseudo due to internal stop codon), translated as MIEQNFVQDKDWDDFRQIFEQVHQDFFQRLQRNSQDLTPSDLRLASLIRLNIPSKDIAVVLGISPDSLRIARYRLRKKLGMTQGDSLSHFIGSL; from the coding sequence ATGATCGAGCAGAATTTTGTCCAGGATAAAGACTGGGACGACTTCCGCCAGATTTTTGAGCAAGTACACCAGGACTTTTTCCAGCGGTTGCAAAGAAACTCCCAGGACCTGACTCCCTCCGATTTGCGACTGGCTTCGCTCATCCGATTGAACATTCCTTCCAAAGACATTGCCGTTGTTTTGGGAATCTCTCCGGATAGCCTTCGGATTGCCCGCTATCGTCTTCGCAAGAAACTCGGCATGACTCAGGGCGATAGTCTCTCCCATTTCATCGGTAGTCTTTGA
- the mraZ gene encoding transcriptional regulator MraZ yields MTFFTSEYECKLDTKGRLVLPSRIKSQLPSADGESQELVIRRGFEQCLIIYPLVEFKKVFSKISSLNEFNEEYRKLQRNFLSGVVTVELDGNGRFLIPKNMLTYAQIDKDVMLVGTGAKVEAWNPTIYEKHQIQDPGELSKLAAKYLNE; encoded by the coding sequence ATGACTTTCTTCACCAGTGAATATGAGTGTAAGCTTGATACCAAGGGCAGATTGGTGCTGCCCTCGCGGATCAAATCCCAGCTTCCGTCAGCCGATGGGGAAAGCCAGGAATTGGTCATTCGCAGGGGTTTCGAGCAATGCCTTATCATTTATCCCTTGGTGGAGTTTAAAAAGGTCTTCTCAAAAATTTCAAGCCTCAACGAATTCAATGAAGAGTACCGCAAACTCCAGCGAAACTTTTTGTCGGGCGTGGTTACGGTAGAGCTTGACGGCAATGGCCGTTTTCTCATCCCTAAAAACATGTTGACCTACGCACAAATCGACAAAGATGTGATGCTGGTTGGTACCGGAGCGAAGGTTGAAGCCTGGAATCCCACAATCTACGAGAAGCACCAGATCCAAGACCCCGGTGAGTTGTCCAAGTTGGCAGCGAAGTATTTGAACGAGTGA
- the rsmH gene encoding ribosomal RNA small subunit methyltransferase H: MSGYHNPVMLNECLEGLQIDPEGTYVDVTFGGGGHSLAILERLKGGKLIVFDQDEDAKKEAEKIQHRSFTFCQANFRYMRQYLKLHGVSKVNGILADLGISSHQIDEASRGFSTRFDGPLDMRMDRKAKVTAAKILNSYSEEQLHKIFGMYGELKNAKTAAKAIVSKRGGKSLETTLDLKNALQSIAPRGKENKYFAQVFQALRIEVNEEMQALEDFLHQCGEVMDKGGRLVIMSYHSLEDRLVKNYIATGKMFGDVEKDFFGNKIRPFEAVNRKPIEASEEEVNENKRARSAKLRIAEKI, translated from the coding sequence ATGAGCGGTTATCATAACCCGGTAATGTTAAATGAGTGCCTCGAAGGATTGCAAATCGATCCCGAAGGCACTTACGTGGACGTGACCTTTGGTGGAGGCGGGCATAGTCTCGCGATCCTGGAAAGACTGAAAGGTGGAAAACTGATCGTGTTTGACCAGGACGAAGACGCAAAAAAAGAAGCAGAGAAAATACAACATCGTTCTTTCACATTTTGTCAGGCAAACTTTCGGTACATGAGACAGTACCTGAAGCTGCATGGAGTAAGTAAAGTCAACGGCATCTTGGCTGACCTTGGTATTTCATCTCATCAGATCGATGAGGCATCCCGCGGGTTTTCCACCCGCTTTGATGGCCCATTGGATATGAGAATGGACCGGAAAGCAAAAGTCACAGCTGCGAAAATTTTGAACAGCTACAGTGAAGAGCAGCTACACAAGATTTTTGGAATGTATGGCGAACTAAAAAATGCAAAGACGGCAGCGAAAGCAATCGTGTCAAAACGCGGTGGAAAATCTCTCGAGACGACACTCGATTTGAAAAACGCTTTGCAGTCGATCGCCCCAAGAGGGAAAGAGAACAAATATTTCGCCCAGGTGTTTCAGGCGTTGCGCATCGAAGTGAATGAAGAGATGCAGGCCCTTGAAGATTTTTTGCACCAATGTGGCGAAGTGATGGACAAAGGAGGAAGGCTGGTGATCATGAGCTATCATTCACTGGAAGACCGGTTGGTGAAAAACTACATAGCCACCGGTAAAATGTTTGGAGACGTGGAGAAGGATTTTTTTGGAAATAAGATAAGGCCTTTTGAAGCCGTAAATCGAAAACCGATTGAAGCCTCGGAAGAAGAAGTAAACGAAAACAAAAGAGCGCGAAGTGCAAAACTGAGAATAGCAGAAAAAATATAG